In Scleropages formosus chromosome 20, fSclFor1.1, whole genome shotgun sequence, a single window of DNA contains:
- the luc7l gene encoding putative RNA-binding protein Luc7-like 1 isoform X3 — protein sequence MDLGECSKIHDLALRADYEIASKERDLFFELDAVDHLESFIADCDRRTELAKKRLAETQEEISAEVAAKAEKVHELNEEIGKLLAKAEQLGAEGNVDEAQKVLQEVEKVRSRKRDAEEEYRNSMPASSFQQQKLRVCEVCSAYLGLHDNDRRLADHFGGKLHLGFIQIREKLEQLKKTVADKQERRNQERLKRREEREREERIRKRGDSALTDSPGELHRGTASGTRSRSRERRRSRSRDRRRRRSESTSREKRRSRSRSRERERRHRHRSRSRSKGHHRSRDRSRERDRERDRDRSSKHKSSRDREGSSRDRSRDRDRKKSSSERRQDGVNGKVDSRRLEEREAGEI from the exons atggaccttggggagtGTTCAAAGATACACGACTTGGCACTTCGCGCAGATTATGAAATAGCTTCTAAGGAAAGAGACCTCTTCTTTGAGCTTGAT GCTGTGGATCACCTGGAATCCTTCATCGCCGATTGTGACAGAAGAACAGAACTTGCCAAGAAACGCCTCGCTGAGACCCAGGAAGAAATCAGTGCTGAAGTTGCTGCAAAG GCAGAGAAAGTGCAcgagctaaatgaagaaatcgGGAAGCTTCTTGCTAAGGCAGAGCAGCTGGGAGCTGAGGGCAACGTAGACGAGGCACAGAAGGTCTTGCAGGAGGTGGAGAAGGTCCGAAGCAGGAAGAGGGATGCAGAG GAGGAATACAGAAATTCCATGCCAGCCTCCAGTTTTCAGCAGCAGAAACTCCGCGTATGTGAGGTGTGCTCCGCTTACTTGGGTCTCCATGACAACGACCGACGACTAGCTGACCATTTTGGTGGAAAGTTGCACCTGGGCTTCATCCAGATCCGTGAGAAGCTGGAGCAGTTAAAG aaaacgGTTGCAGACAAGCAGGAGAGGCGGAACCAAGAGCGTctgaagaggagggaggagcgGGAACGCGAGGAGCGGATTAGAAAGAG AGGGGATTCTGCATTGACTGATAGCCCAGGAGAACTCCATAGGGGGACTGCGTCAGG GACCCGGTCACGGAGCAGGGAGCGCCGCAG GTCTCGTTCTCGAGATCGCAGGAGGCGGCGATCTGAGTCAACGTCGCGGGAGAAGCGCCGTTCCCGCTCACGCTCCAGGGAGCGTGAGAGGCGTCACCGCCACCGCAGCCGATCCCGCAGCAAGGGGCACCACCGCAGCCGCGATCGCAGCCGTGAACGCGACCGCGAACGAGACCGCGACCGTAGCTCCAAGCATAA ATCTTCGCGCGATCGCGAGGGGTCCTCCCGCGACCGCTCTCGAGACAGAGACAGGAAGAAGAGCTCGTCGGAGCGGCGGCAGGACGGCGTCAACGGGAAGGTGGACTCCCGCAggctggaggagagggaggccggcGAGATCTGA
- the luc7l gene encoding putative RNA-binding protein Luc7-like 1 isoform X1, translated as MSAQAQMRALLDQLMGTARDGDETRQRVKFTDERVCKSHLLNCCPHDILSGTRMDLGECSKIHDLALRADYEIASKERDLFFELDAVDHLESFIADCDRRTELAKKRLAETQEEISAEVAAKAEKVHELNEEIGKLLAKAEQLGAEGNVDEAQKVLQEVEKVRSRKRDAEEEYRNSMPASSFQQQKLRVCEVCSAYLGLHDNDRRLADHFGGKLHLGFIQIREKLEQLKKTVADKQERRNQERLKRREEREREERIRKRGDSALTDSPGELHRGTASGTRSRSRERRRSRSRDRRRRRSESTSREKRRSRSRSRERERRHRHRSRSRSKGHHRSRDRSRERDRERDRDRSSKHKSSRDREGSSRDRSRDRDRKKSSSERRQDGVNGKVDSRRLEEREAGEI; from the exons ATGTCGGCCCAGGCGCAGATGAGAGCTCTGCTCGACCAGCTAATGGGAACTGCGAGGGATG GTGATGAAACTCGACAGAGGGTGAAGTTCACCGATGAGCGTGTCTGCAAAAGTCATCTCTTAAACTGCTGCCCTCATGACATCCTTTCTGGAACC cgcatggaccttggggagtGTTCAAAGATACACGACTTGGCACTTCGCGCAGATTATGAAATAGCTTCTAAGGAAAGAGACCTCTTCTTTGAGCTTGAT GCTGTGGATCACCTGGAATCCTTCATCGCCGATTGTGACAGAAGAACAGAACTTGCCAAGAAACGCCTCGCTGAGACCCAGGAAGAAATCAGTGCTGAAGTTGCTGCAAAG GCAGAGAAAGTGCAcgagctaaatgaagaaatcgGGAAGCTTCTTGCTAAGGCAGAGCAGCTGGGAGCTGAGGGCAACGTAGACGAGGCACAGAAGGTCTTGCAGGAGGTGGAGAAGGTCCGAAGCAGGAAGAGGGATGCAGAG GAGGAATACAGAAATTCCATGCCAGCCTCCAGTTTTCAGCAGCAGAAACTCCGCGTATGTGAGGTGTGCTCCGCTTACTTGGGTCTCCATGACAACGACCGACGACTAGCTGACCATTTTGGTGGAAAGTTGCACCTGGGCTTCATCCAGATCCGTGAGAAGCTGGAGCAGTTAAAG aaaacgGTTGCAGACAAGCAGGAGAGGCGGAACCAAGAGCGTctgaagaggagggaggagcgGGAACGCGAGGAGCGGATTAGAAAGAG AGGGGATTCTGCATTGACTGATAGCCCAGGAGAACTCCATAGGGGGACTGCGTCAGG GACCCGGTCACGGAGCAGGGAGCGCCGCAG GTCTCGTTCTCGAGATCGCAGGAGGCGGCGATCTGAGTCAACGTCGCGGGAGAAGCGCCGTTCCCGCTCACGCTCCAGGGAGCGTGAGAGGCGTCACCGCCACCGCAGCCGATCCCGCAGCAAGGGGCACCACCGCAGCCGCGATCGCAGCCGTGAACGCGACCGCGAACGAGACCGCGACCGTAGCTCCAAGCATAA ATCTTCGCGCGATCGCGAGGGGTCCTCCCGCGACCGCTCTCGAGACAGAGACAGGAAGAAGAGCTCGTCGGAGCGGCGGCAGGACGGCGTCAACGGGAAGGTGGACTCCCGCAggctggaggagagggaggccggcGAGATCTGA
- the luc7l gene encoding putative RNA-binding protein Luc7-like 1 isoform X2 produces the protein MSAQAQMRALLDQLMGTARDGDETRQRVKFTDERVCKSHLLNCCPHDILSGTRMDLGECSKIHDLALRADYEIASKERDLFFELDAVDHLESFIADCDRRTELAKKRLAETQEEISAEVAAKAEKVHELNEEIGKLLAKAEQLGAEGNVDEAQKVLQEVEKVRSRKRDAEEEYRNSMPASSFQQQKLRVCEVCSAYLGLHDNDRRLADHFGGKLHLGFIQIREKLEQLKKTVADKQERRNQERLKRREEREREERIRKRTRSRSRERRRSRSRDRRRRRSESTSREKRRSRSRSRERERRHRHRSRSRSKGHHRSRDRSRERDRERDRDRSSKHKSSRDREGSSRDRSRDRDRKKSSSERRQDGVNGKVDSRRLEEREAGEI, from the exons ATGTCGGCCCAGGCGCAGATGAGAGCTCTGCTCGACCAGCTAATGGGAACTGCGAGGGATG GTGATGAAACTCGACAGAGGGTGAAGTTCACCGATGAGCGTGTCTGCAAAAGTCATCTCTTAAACTGCTGCCCTCATGACATCCTTTCTGGAACC cgcatggaccttggggagtGTTCAAAGATACACGACTTGGCACTTCGCGCAGATTATGAAATAGCTTCTAAGGAAAGAGACCTCTTCTTTGAGCTTGAT GCTGTGGATCACCTGGAATCCTTCATCGCCGATTGTGACAGAAGAACAGAACTTGCCAAGAAACGCCTCGCTGAGACCCAGGAAGAAATCAGTGCTGAAGTTGCTGCAAAG GCAGAGAAAGTGCAcgagctaaatgaagaaatcgGGAAGCTTCTTGCTAAGGCAGAGCAGCTGGGAGCTGAGGGCAACGTAGACGAGGCACAGAAGGTCTTGCAGGAGGTGGAGAAGGTCCGAAGCAGGAAGAGGGATGCAGAG GAGGAATACAGAAATTCCATGCCAGCCTCCAGTTTTCAGCAGCAGAAACTCCGCGTATGTGAGGTGTGCTCCGCTTACTTGGGTCTCCATGACAACGACCGACGACTAGCTGACCATTTTGGTGGAAAGTTGCACCTGGGCTTCATCCAGATCCGTGAGAAGCTGGAGCAGTTAAAG aaaacgGTTGCAGACAAGCAGGAGAGGCGGAACCAAGAGCGTctgaagaggagggaggagcgGGAACGCGAGGAGCGGATTAGAAAGAG GACCCGGTCACGGAGCAGGGAGCGCCGCAG GTCTCGTTCTCGAGATCGCAGGAGGCGGCGATCTGAGTCAACGTCGCGGGAGAAGCGCCGTTCCCGCTCACGCTCCAGGGAGCGTGAGAGGCGTCACCGCCACCGCAGCCGATCCCGCAGCAAGGGGCACCACCGCAGCCGCGATCGCAGCCGTGAACGCGACCGCGAACGAGACCGCGACCGTAGCTCCAAGCATAA ATCTTCGCGCGATCGCGAGGGGTCCTCCCGCGACCGCTCTCGAGACAGAGACAGGAAGAAGAGCTCGTCGGAGCGGCGGCAGGACGGCGTCAACGGGAAGGTGGACTCCCGCAggctggaggagagggaggccggcGAGATCTGA
- the luc7l gene encoding putative RNA-binding protein Luc7-like 1 isoform X4 produces the protein MDLGECSKIHDLALRADYEIASKERDLFFELDAVDHLESFIADCDRRTELAKKRLAETQEEISAEVAAKAEKVHELNEEIGKLLAKAEQLGAEGNVDEAQKVLQEVEKVRSRKRDAEEEYRNSMPASSFQQQKLRVCEVCSAYLGLHDNDRRLADHFGGKLHLGFIQIREKLEQLKKTVADKQERRNQERLKRREEREREERIRKRTRSRSRERRRSRSRDRRRRRSESTSREKRRSRSRSRERERRHRHRSRSRSKGHHRSRDRSRERDRERDRDRSSKHKSSRDREGSSRDRSRDRDRKKSSSERRQDGVNGKVDSRRLEEREAGEI, from the exons atggaccttggggagtGTTCAAAGATACACGACTTGGCACTTCGCGCAGATTATGAAATAGCTTCTAAGGAAAGAGACCTCTTCTTTGAGCTTGAT GCTGTGGATCACCTGGAATCCTTCATCGCCGATTGTGACAGAAGAACAGAACTTGCCAAGAAACGCCTCGCTGAGACCCAGGAAGAAATCAGTGCTGAAGTTGCTGCAAAG GCAGAGAAAGTGCAcgagctaaatgaagaaatcgGGAAGCTTCTTGCTAAGGCAGAGCAGCTGGGAGCTGAGGGCAACGTAGACGAGGCACAGAAGGTCTTGCAGGAGGTGGAGAAGGTCCGAAGCAGGAAGAGGGATGCAGAG GAGGAATACAGAAATTCCATGCCAGCCTCCAGTTTTCAGCAGCAGAAACTCCGCGTATGTGAGGTGTGCTCCGCTTACTTGGGTCTCCATGACAACGACCGACGACTAGCTGACCATTTTGGTGGAAAGTTGCACCTGGGCTTCATCCAGATCCGTGAGAAGCTGGAGCAGTTAAAG aaaacgGTTGCAGACAAGCAGGAGAGGCGGAACCAAGAGCGTctgaagaggagggaggagcgGGAACGCGAGGAGCGGATTAGAAAGAG GACCCGGTCACGGAGCAGGGAGCGCCGCAG GTCTCGTTCTCGAGATCGCAGGAGGCGGCGATCTGAGTCAACGTCGCGGGAGAAGCGCCGTTCCCGCTCACGCTCCAGGGAGCGTGAGAGGCGTCACCGCCACCGCAGCCGATCCCGCAGCAAGGGGCACCACCGCAGCCGCGATCGCAGCCGTGAACGCGACCGCGAACGAGACCGCGACCGTAGCTCCAAGCATAA ATCTTCGCGCGATCGCGAGGGGTCCTCCCGCGACCGCTCTCGAGACAGAGACAGGAAGAAGAGCTCGTCGGAGCGGCGGCAGGACGGCGTCAACGGGAAGGTGGACTCCCGCAggctggaggagagggaggccggcGAGATCTGA
- the fam234a gene encoding protein FAM234A — MLDPTDSVVQMRPLDEGADRGPVGPGAARALVKTKEGYWRRDRFIPMSRWRTGAFFLSLLLCLAVIFSFSFMVPCPAPDLSLRSWNRTFQEAATYEFLALGDANGDGVLDVLFVLKGAEGRLNTSCVNASLGTPCVFVSALTGTNGDSLWERPLAPELHWAQCGLPTFGDSNTGCLLSHADRITAIQQHSGEVIWEQPQPPDLNSRPPALKIPDLNGDGVNDLVLIGQSPVQTKLVILSGRSGDRIGSEVVLDSAEVFRHLLHTTAKGSHYVLFHKVDCGLYAQALWRIAAQALEGSEAGLVKDPMWEEKTSATSGQVQLYKSDSLRHVVAVERGSRSPHLLLVSEGAVELMHGDRLQPLWKVNTSGVLSEPTLGHYNKDGVPDVIIEEDMGNCTKKVKILDGTSGRVLWEVSLRFRPETPRPTAVSIAKSYSVFVFWGDWLSQTNSSDSEKEQFSYMLHPHYSNVLLEKSTVADDIIAFKVALMEMGRHASYVMLTGPVGVGARGSVTLTKRQLKEDIPESRVLRLGELASEETDQEIKEAFIRLHMRKDT, encoded by the exons ATGCTGGACCCCACCGACAGCGTCGTGCAGATGCGGCCCCTGGACGAGGGCGCGGACAGGGGACCGGTCGGACCGGGAGCGGCGAGGGCCCTGGTTAAAACAAAGGAGGGCTACTGGCGCAGGGACCGCTTCATTCCCATGTCCCGGTGGCGCACCGGCGCCTTcttcctctcccttctcctGTGCCTCGCAGTcatattttctttctccttcatggtgccctgtcctgcccCAGACCTCTCCCTGCGCTCGTGGAACCGAACCTTCCAGGAGGCAG CAACGTACGAGTTCCTGGCTCTGGGAGACGCCAACGGAGACGGCGTCCTGGACGTGCTTTTTGTCCTCAAGGGGGCTGAGGGCCGTCTCAACACTTCATGCGTCAACGCAA GTTTGGGAAccccatgtgtgtttgtgtcggCCTTGACCGGGACGAACGGAGACTCCCTGTGGGAGCGTCCCCTGGCCCCGGAGCTCCACTGGGCGCAGTGCGGTCTGCCCACGTTTGGGGACTCGAACACAGGCTGCCTGCTATCCCACGCCGACCGCATTACCGCaatccagcagcacagcg GAGAGGTCATATGGGAACAGCCTCAGCCGCCCGACCTGAACAGCAGGCCGCCGGCTCTGAAAATTCCGGACCTGAATGGGGATGGAGTGAATGACCTGGTCCTAATTGGGCAAAGCCCGGTTCAG ACCAAGCTGGTGATTCTGTCTGGAAGGAGCGGCGATCGGATCGGATCGGAGGTGGTTCTGGACTCGGCGGAGGTGTTCAGACACCTACTGCACACCACAGCAAAGGGCTCTCACTACGTGCTCTTTCACAAGG TAGACTGCGGGCTCTACGCCCAAGCCCTGTGGAGGATCGCAGCCCAGGCCCTGGAGGGCAGTGAGGCTGGACTGGTGAAAGACCCCATGTGGGAGGAGAAGACCAGCGCCACCTCTGGCCAGGTGCAGCTCTACAA GTCCGACTCGCTGCGGCACGTGGTCGCTGTGGAGAGGGGGAGCAGGAGcccccacctgctgctggtgagcGAGGGCGCCGTGGAGCTCATGCACGGGGACCGCCTGCAGCCGCTCTGGAAAGTCAACACCTCCGGGGTCCTGAG CGAGCCCACGTTGGGACACTACAATAAGGACGGCGTCCCCGATGTCATCATAGAGGAGGACATGGGCAACTGCACGAAAAAA GTCAAGATCCTGGACGGCACCTCAGGTCGAGTGCTATGGGAGGTGAGCTTACGGTTCCGACCCGAGACGCCCCGGCCCACCGCTGTCAGCATTGCCAAATCGTACTCGGTGTTCGTGTTCTGGGGGGACTGGCTGTCGCAGACCAACTCCTCG GATTCGGAGAAAGAGCAGTTCTCTTACATGCTCCACCCACATTATTCCAACGTTCTTCTGGAGAAGAGCACCGTCGCAGACGACATTATAGCATTTAAAG TGGCTTTGATGGAGATGGGACGCCACGCCTCCTACGTAATGCTGACGGGACCCGTGGGGGTGGGCGCCCGGGGCTCGGTGACGCTGACCAAGCGCCAGCTCAAAGAAGACATCCCAGAGAGCCGTGTCCTCCGGCTCGGGGAGCTCGCCAGCGAAGAGACCGACCAGGAGATCAAGGAAGCTTTCATCAGACTGCACATGAGGAAGGACACTTGA
- the cox6b1 gene encoding cytochrome c oxidase subunit 6B1 produces the protein MAEDIKTKLEMYRTAPFDARFPNQNQTKNCWQNYLDYHRCQKALTAKGVDVTPCDWYLRVYKSLCPSSWTTQWDEQREQGTFPGKI, from the exons ATGGCCGAGGACATCAAGACGAAGCTGGAGATGTACCGCACGGCGCCCTTCGACGCCAGGTTCCCCAACCAGAACCAGACCAAGAACTGCTGGCAGAATTACCTGG ACTACCACCGCTGCCAGAAGGCGCTCACTGCCAAGGGGGTGGATGTGACCCCCTGCGACTGGTACTTGAGGGTCTACAAATCCCTGTGCCCTTCCTCTTGG ACCACCCAGTGGGATGAGCAGAGAGAGCAGGGCACCTTCCCTGGGAAGATCTGA